A genomic window from Candidatus Pelagisphaera phototrophica includes:
- a CDS encoding TonB-dependent receptor yields MTEFTKSEPLTTNRKALSVNLDDSKYGTFAEIGAGQETARNFFQAGGAARTIAKTISAYDMTFSDQIYGKSKRYVSRGRLITMLETEYDLLEQRLGKADPERTFFSFANTVKTRPYQGPNDAHGWIGIQFQADSIDPPSKIFLHARMFDESNLEQQHAVGILGTNLIYGAFYLRHQPEELIESLLDNLSPNRIEVDLIKFDGPEFAAIDNRIMNLHLVRKGLTQAVMFSPEGKVELASNALYKKAVLVERGSFRPVTKVNIDMLKCAGGQFIQEPSLVEKEIIVMAEITMNNLQASGQIDYEDFLHRIDSLGTTGNYTLISNYFEFYRLSQYFRRYTKEMIGIAMGINNLLEVFNEKYYTHLPGGILEGFGRLLRNSVKLYIYPMKQNAYRHYLETRSNGGETTHSTTPPPSKGIADELVINCENLRIDNRLSHLYQHLLQNGYIEHIRGIDESLMDIFSRDILDRIASRDKSWEDMLPEKTATFIKENQLFGYES; encoded by the coding sequence ATGACTGAATTTACAAAAAGCGAGCCCCTCACCACCAACCGGAAAGCCTTGTCGGTAAATTTAGATGACTCCAAGTATGGCACATTCGCCGAAATTGGAGCCGGCCAGGAAACGGCTCGCAACTTTTTCCAAGCAGGAGGCGCCGCCAGAACGATCGCGAAAACTATTTCGGCGTACGACATGACCTTTAGCGACCAGATTTACGGGAAGTCCAAACGCTACGTTTCCCGCGGTAGGCTCATCACAATGCTTGAGACCGAGTATGATCTACTCGAACAAAGACTGGGAAAAGCCGACCCGGAAAGGACGTTTTTCTCATTCGCCAATACCGTTAAAACCCGACCCTACCAAGGCCCGAACGACGCTCATGGCTGGATCGGCATCCAATTCCAAGCCGACTCCATCGATCCACCGAGCAAGATATTCCTGCATGCCCGCATGTTTGACGAATCCAATCTGGAACAGCAACACGCGGTTGGAATACTAGGCACCAATCTGATCTATGGAGCATTCTATCTGCGACATCAGCCGGAAGAACTAATCGAGTCACTACTCGACAACCTCTCGCCCAATCGAATCGAAGTAGATCTCATAAAATTTGATGGTCCTGAATTCGCCGCGATCGACAATCGAATCATGAACCTTCACCTGGTGAGGAAGGGACTTACGCAAGCGGTCATGTTCTCACCTGAAGGAAAAGTCGAACTCGCCTCCAATGCCCTCTACAAGAAGGCGGTGCTCGTAGAACGGGGCAGTTTTCGACCCGTTACAAAAGTCAACATCGACATGCTCAAATGCGCCGGGGGCCAGTTCATTCAAGAGCCCAGCCTGGTGGAAAAAGAGATCATTGTGATGGCGGAAATCACCATGAACAATCTACAAGCTAGCGGCCAAATTGATTACGAGGACTTCCTCCATCGTATCGACTCTCTCGGGACAACCGGCAACTACACACTCATTTCCAACTACTTTGAATTCTACCGGCTCAGCCAGTATTTTAGGCGTTACACCAAGGAGATGATCGGAATCGCCATGGGCATCAACAACCTGCTCGAAGTCTTTAACGAGAAATACTACACTCACCTTCCTGGAGGAATTCTCGAAGGATTCGGCCGCCTGCTTCGAAACTCAGTTAAACTGTACATCTACCCGATGAAGCAGAACGCATACCGGCACTATCTGGAAACACGGTCCAACGGCGGCGAAACGACCCATAGCACTACTCCCCCACCTAGCAAAGGAATTGCGGACGAGCTCGTCATCAATTGCGAAAACCTTCGAATCGATAACCGGTTGTCTCACCTCTACCAGCACTTGCTGCAAAACGGTTATATCGAACATATCAGAGGTATCGACGAGTCGCTTATGGATATATTCTCCCGGGACATTCTCGATCGAATTGCCAGTCGCGACAAATCCTGGGAGGACATGTTGCCCGAAAAAACCGCCACTTTCATTAAAGAGAATCAGTTATTTGGCTACGAATCCTGA
- a CDS encoding carbon starvation CstA family protein translates to MQTLLIALAAGVLYVVAYNTYGKWLAGKIFKLDAKATVPSVALNDNKDYVPTSKGIIFGHHFTSIAGTGPIVGPALAVIWGWVPALLWVLFGSILIGAVHDFGSLVVSMRNRGQTVGDIAGRILTKRTRLLFLSILFMALTIVLAIFGLVIANVFDLYPSSIFPCLVQIPIAVFIGASLHRKGVNILIPSIIALAIMYLSIIFAEWGIFHAVNYSLGGEPGVLNDGLSLFGWVLVLLIYSYVASVLPVWILLQPRDFINSLQLLSALALVVVGLAVAALVGGAPVSAGTGRVSLEIVAPAFRWAPEGAPWIFPFLFITIACGAVSGFHCLVSSGTSSKQIKSEMDAQFVGYGSMLTEGFLATLVILACVAGIGLGAASIDGGIFVGDAAYEARYASWSTAQGLGAKIGAFIEGSANFLRAMGLPASFAIALMSVFVASFAATTLDTACRLQRYVIQELASTFSPKSYEQEGEASQPGGWNPVAWLTGKHGATIFAILTAGFIAAIPLPGSPWGWDSAGKGGLILWPLFGATNQLLGGLAFLVITFWMWRRNLPVFFVAIPTVLMLLLPGIAMGIELFKPNGWLALQQWHLVFIGLATMALEIWMIAEALIAWPKAKGVLEPGLPSLPGTAVLEPQSEGGRSC, encoded by the coding sequence ATGCAGACTCTTCTTATCGCTTTGGCCGCCGGAGTACTTTATGTCGTTGCCTACAACACCTATGGTAAATGGCTCGCCGGCAAAATATTCAAACTGGACGCGAAGGCGACGGTTCCCAGCGTTGCGTTGAATGACAACAAAGACTATGTTCCGACAAGCAAAGGAATCATCTTTGGTCACCACTTCACATCGATTGCCGGGACGGGGCCTATTGTTGGACCTGCCTTAGCGGTCATCTGGGGTTGGGTCCCTGCACTTTTATGGGTTCTTTTCGGCTCGATATTGATTGGCGCGGTCCACGACTTTGGCAGCCTCGTTGTTTCCATGCGAAATCGAGGCCAAACTGTAGGGGATATTGCAGGACGAATTCTCACAAAGCGAACCCGCTTACTGTTTCTTTCCATTCTCTTTATGGCGCTGACTATTGTGTTGGCGATCTTCGGCCTCGTCATCGCCAATGTGTTTGATTTGTATCCATCCTCGATTTTTCCGTGTTTGGTGCAAATCCCGATCGCCGTTTTTATTGGAGCATCCCTGCATCGCAAGGGGGTCAATATTCTCATTCCCTCAATCATCGCTCTAGCGATAATGTATCTTTCAATCATATTTGCTGAATGGGGAATCTTCCATGCGGTAAACTACAGCCTAGGGGGCGAGCCGGGAGTGCTGAATGATGGATTAAGCCTTTTTGGTTGGGTTCTTGTACTTCTGATTTATTCCTATGTAGCTTCAGTTTTACCGGTTTGGATCTTACTACAGCCTCGCGACTTTATCAACTCGCTGCAGCTGCTCTCGGCTCTAGCGTTAGTCGTGGTCGGACTTGCGGTTGCAGCCTTAGTGGGAGGTGCTCCCGTTTCAGCCGGAACGGGTAGAGTCAGCCTGGAAATTGTGGCACCCGCATTCCGTTGGGCTCCAGAAGGCGCTCCGTGGATATTTCCGTTTCTCTTTATTACGATCGCCTGTGGAGCCGTGAGCGGATTTCACTGTCTTGTTTCTTCGGGTACATCTTCCAAGCAAATCAAATCTGAGATGGATGCTCAGTTTGTAGGTTATGGTTCCATGCTTACGGAAGGGTTCCTCGCGACACTCGTTATTCTGGCCTGTGTTGCTGGGATTGGCCTTGGGGCGGCGTCTATCGACGGGGGAATATTTGTTGGCGACGCCGCGTATGAAGCTCGTTATGCTTCTTGGTCCACCGCACAGGGTCTTGGAGCCAAAATTGGAGCCTTTATCGAAGGGTCGGCGAATTTCCTGCGGGCGATGGGATTGCCGGCATCGTTTGCGATCGCCCTTATGAGCGTTTTCGTAGCGTCTTTTGCCGCGACGACACTTGACACTGCGTGTCGCCTCCAACGCTATGTGATCCAGGAGCTAGCCTCTACTTTTTCCCCTAAGTCCTACGAACAGGAAGGTGAAGCGAGCCAACCAGGCGGCTGGAATCCCGTCGCATGGCTTACGGGCAAGCATGGGGCGACTATTTTCGCAATTCTCACGGCAGGTTTTATAGCTGCTATCCCGTTGCCCGGTTCCCCTTGGGGATGGGATTCAGCGGGGAAGGGAGGGCTCATCCTCTGGCCGCTTTTCGGAGCGACCAATCAGTTGCTCGGCGGGCTCGCCTTTCTCGTCATTACATTTTGGATGTGGCGTCGCAATTTGCCGGTTTTCTTCGTGGCGATTCCAACCGTCCTCATGTTGCTGCTTCCTGGAATTGCTATGGGTATTGAACTGTTTAAACCCAATGGCTGGCTGGCATTGCAGCAATGGCATTTGGTTTTTATTGGTTTGGCGACCATGGCGCTTGAAATTTGGATGATCGCCGAGGCGTTGATAGCATGGCCCAAAGCAAAAGGAGTTCTGGAGCCAGGTCTCCCCAGCCTTCCTGGTACTGCAGTGTTGGAACCTCAGTCTGAAGGGGGTCGTTCCTGTTGA
- the sppA gene encoding signal peptide peptidase SppA: protein MKEFLKMFFASVLAIAFVFFGGFMLIILFVGALSSMSAPEPVVKKGSVMVFDMDANIQDSPVSFTQEQLINEALGNVGPQNYALRDILRALDNAADDMRIKALYLRGSLKSSNYGSGFAALKEVREAILDFKEISGKPVIAHLVYPTDKDLYLASTADKIILNPEGLIMNVGMASEPIFFAGFFKKYGIGVQVTKAGEFKSAAESFVMEKMSAPAREQTEALLEDLWDEYVEALSERAEMSSAQFQSLVDQKGLLTAKDALEAGIVDELGFADSVIRTLKEVSDDESEKLEYNSASLSDYILASRETVSGDHIAIVYAEGTIVMGEGNVGQVGGTKLAREIRELRQDEKVKAIVLRVNSPGGSALASEEIQHEIRLANRKIPVVVSMGTVAASGGYWISTYADKIYAEPNTITGSIGVIGMFMNIKEIANRHGFTFDVVKTGKFADALSISRPKSLEEMAIIQREVDEVYSDFLRKVAEGRNQPLDKIEKIAEGRVWSGADALELGLVDELGGLEKAIAHAVKMADMTEGAPVKDYPKPTDFLEELMKNLTGSASIRQSNPAIEKFESVLGEISSIAKWNDPKGVYAILPYNMEAN, encoded by the coding sequence ATGAAGGAATTTCTGAAGATGTTTTTCGCCTCCGTGCTGGCCATAGCGTTTGTGTTTTTCGGGGGTTTTATGTTAATCATATTATTTGTGGGGGCACTTTCCAGCATGTCAGCTCCAGAGCCGGTGGTTAAGAAGGGAAGCGTAATGGTTTTCGATATGGACGCCAATATTCAGGATTCACCCGTTTCGTTTACTCAGGAACAGCTTATAAATGAGGCGTTAGGAAATGTCGGACCTCAAAACTATGCATTACGAGATATTTTGAGAGCGCTGGATAACGCGGCGGATGATATGCGTATAAAAGCGCTGTACCTTCGAGGTTCCTTGAAATCGAGCAACTACGGCTCCGGTTTTGCCGCACTCAAGGAAGTACGGGAAGCAATTCTTGATTTTAAAGAAATTTCTGGAAAGCCCGTTATCGCGCATCTTGTGTATCCAACAGACAAGGATCTCTATCTTGCGTCGACTGCGGATAAGATAATTTTGAATCCTGAAGGGCTTATTATGAATGTGGGAATGGCTTCGGAGCCAATTTTCTTTGCCGGGTTCTTCAAAAAGTACGGTATCGGAGTTCAGGTTACTAAGGCAGGAGAGTTCAAGTCGGCGGCGGAAAGTTTTGTTATGGAAAAAATGAGTGCACCGGCGAGGGAGCAAACGGAAGCATTGTTAGAGGATCTTTGGGACGAGTACGTAGAGGCGTTGTCTGAAAGAGCGGAAATGTCCTCAGCCCAGTTTCAGTCTCTTGTCGATCAAAAGGGACTACTCACTGCAAAAGATGCGCTCGAGGCAGGAATCGTTGACGAACTGGGATTTGCAGATTCGGTGATCAGAACACTTAAAGAGGTCTCGGACGATGAATCTGAAAAATTGGAATACAATTCTGCATCTCTTTCCGACTACATTCTGGCATCACGCGAAACCGTTAGTGGGGACCACATTGCAATTGTTTATGCCGAAGGCACCATTGTTATGGGTGAAGGAAATGTTGGCCAAGTCGGTGGCACCAAACTAGCCAGGGAAATTAGAGAGCTTCGCCAAGACGAGAAAGTTAAGGCTATCGTTCTGCGGGTAAACAGTCCCGGTGGATCAGCATTGGCTAGCGAGGAAATACAGCACGAGATTCGCCTGGCGAACCGCAAAATACCGGTGGTAGTTTCCATGGGAACGGTTGCGGCATCAGGCGGGTATTGGATATCGACCTATGCGGATAAAATTTATGCGGAACCCAACACGATAACGGGTTCAATTGGGGTTATCGGCATGTTTATGAATATTAAGGAGATCGCGAACCGCCATGGATTTACGTTTGATGTCGTTAAGACGGGAAAGTTTGCTGATGCGTTGTCCATATCACGTCCTAAGTCACTGGAAGAAATGGCGATTATCCAAAGAGAGGTGGACGAGGTTTACTCGGATTTTCTTCGCAAGGTCGCCGAAGGTCGAAATCAGCCGTTGGATAAAATCGAGAAGATTGCGGAAGGTAGAGTTTGGTCAGGGGCAGACGCGCTTGAATTAGGGCTAGTGGATGAGTTAGGTGGGCTGGAAAAAGCCATTGCTCATGCGGTGAAGATGGCGGATATGACTGAGGGCGCTCCGGTAAAAGATTACCCCAAGCCCACTGATTTCCTCGAGGAACTAATGAAAAATTTGACTGGTAGCGCTTCGATTCGCCAGTCTAACCCCGCAATTGAGAAATTTGAGTCGGTTCTGGGTGAAATTAGTTCGATTGCAAAGTGGAATGATCCCAAAGGAGTGTATGCGATTCTCCCTTACAACATGGAGGCGAACTAG
- a CDS encoding iron-sulfur cluster assembly protein, with the protein METRLVRDCSATIIPEGTAITLEKDTPVYITQTLGGNVTVRVGKRLYRISNLDIDALEEVDLGETGVSAQVSGQGEFSEESVWAALRQCFDPEIPVNIVDLGLVYDLRIDQLEGGKRDVSIKMTLTAQGCGMGPTIAQDAKNRVEQLDEVENADVQIVWDPVWSPQMISDTGRKALGLDSS; encoded by the coding sequence ATGGAAACGAGGCTAGTTAGAGATTGCAGCGCAACGATTATTCCTGAGGGAACTGCAATAACCTTAGAGAAGGATACACCGGTTTACATCACCCAGACGTTGGGAGGGAATGTAACTGTGCGAGTCGGGAAAAGGCTCTATCGGATATCTAATTTGGATATCGATGCGCTTGAAGAAGTGGACCTCGGTGAAACCGGAGTATCTGCTCAAGTCTCGGGTCAAGGCGAGTTTTCGGAAGAATCCGTTTGGGCGGCTTTGCGGCAATGTTTTGATCCTGAAATACCTGTCAACATTGTAGACTTGGGTTTAGTTTACGACCTGCGGATTGACCAGCTGGAAGGGGGGAAAAGGGACGTCTCAATTAAGATGACGCTGACCGCTCAAGGCTGTGGTATGGGACCTACGATTGCACAGGATGCCAAAAATCGCGTCGAGCAACTAGACGAAGTGGAAAACGCGGATGTTCAGATTGTTTGGGACCCTGTTTGGAGCCCGCAGATGATTTCGGACACGGGCCGGAAGGCACTTGGTTTGGACTCATCCTAA
- a CDS encoding tRNA-dihydrouridine synthase family protein has translation MQTDLKRALPETIVSGQPITALAPMQDVTTLPFMSVISEIGSPDYFFTEYFRVHVQSNLEKHILESITGNRTGRPVFAQMIGEHIEHLKRTTKDLLKHNVAGIDLNMGCPAPTVYKKKCGGGLLKEPEKVDRILGSLRDAIPGLFTVKMRIGFEDTQNFEAILNLINKHEIDLLSVHGRTVKEKYRSHVHYDSIKTAVEICDCPVLANGDVSSALRSREILNYTGAAGVMIGRHAIRNPWIFSQIREYETTGRIRRIPLQEVFLYVHSLYDALKKPWITDKAHVNKMKKFLNFIGQGVDPDGQFIYQARRAQSERELFEISDRFMLSGSERYFADEPYEGLVARPNCE, from the coding sequence ATGCAAACGGATTTGAAAAGAGCGTTACCGGAAACGATCGTGTCTGGTCAGCCGATCACCGCCCTCGCTCCCATGCAGGATGTCACGACACTGCCTTTTATGTCGGTGATCTCTGAGATTGGTAGTCCGGACTACTTTTTCACCGAGTACTTCCGCGTTCACGTTCAATCCAACCTGGAAAAGCACATTCTCGAATCGATTACAGGAAACCGCACCGGGCGTCCGGTTTTCGCCCAAATGATCGGTGAGCATATTGAACATCTGAAACGAACAACAAAAGATCTGCTCAAACACAATGTGGCGGGTATCGACCTAAATATGGGATGCCCTGCCCCAACCGTTTACAAAAAAAAATGCGGGGGGGGGTTGCTGAAGGAACCCGAAAAGGTAGACCGGATTCTTGGATCTCTCCGCGATGCGATCCCTGGGTTGTTTACCGTGAAAATGCGTATCGGCTTTGAAGATACACAAAACTTTGAAGCTATACTGAATTTAATTAACAAGCACGAGATAGATCTTCTTAGCGTCCACGGTCGCACGGTCAAAGAGAAGTATAGAAGCCATGTTCACTATGACTCTATTAAAACTGCCGTTGAAATCTGTGATTGCCCTGTTCTCGCTAATGGCGACGTTTCTTCCGCGCTAAGGTCCAGAGAAATCCTAAACTACACGGGAGCCGCTGGAGTTATGATCGGTCGTCACGCGATCCGGAATCCATGGATTTTCAGCCAGATTCGCGAGTATGAAACTACCGGTCGGATCCGCCGCATCCCCTTGCAAGAGGTCTTTCTATACGTGCACTCGCTCTACGATGCATTGAAAAAACCTTGGATTACAGATAAAGCTCACGTCAATAAGATGAAAAAGTTTCTAAATTTTATTGGACAAGGAGTAGATCCAGATGGCCAGTTCATCTATCAGGCCAGACGGGCACAAAGCGAAAGGGAACTGTTTGAAATCTCCGATCGGTTTATGCTATCCGGTTCAGAACGCTACTTTGCCGACGAGCCCTACGAAGGCCTAGTGGCACGCCCAAATTGCGAGTAA
- a CDS encoding bifunctional nuclease family protein: protein MSSSVVPVSVKGVMPTVNGCAVFLGNDEKAYVIYVDHSVGNAISMALNGVKKERPLTHDLMSSMLVGLEAKITRIIINDVQESTFFARIFVEMENEVAKKILELDARPSDSIVLSLQNNVPIFTAEDVFNSVDDMSPILERVLKEQGEENKD from the coding sequence ATGAGTTCAAGCGTCGTACCTGTTTCCGTAAAAGGGGTTATGCCCACTGTCAACGGATGTGCTGTTTTCCTCGGAAACGATGAGAAAGCGTATGTCATTTACGTTGATCATAGTGTTGGGAACGCGATTTCAATGGCTCTGAATGGCGTGAAAAAAGAGCGCCCGCTAACGCATGATCTCATGAGCAGCATGCTCGTCGGTCTTGAAGCGAAAATCACGAGAATTATCATTAACGACGTACAGGAGAGCACGTTCTTTGCCCGTATTTTCGTCGAAATGGAAAACGAAGTCGCGAAGAAAATCCTCGAACTGGATGCCCGTCCGAGTGATTCGATCGTGCTTTCCTTACAAAACAACGTGCCGATCTTCACAGCCGAAGACGTTTTCAATTCTGTGGATGACATGAGCCCGATACTTGAGCGAGTGCTCAAGGAGCAGGGAGAAGAAAACAAGGACTGA